CTCGTCCACCAGGAAGCTGAGACTCAGCCGTTCGAGCTGGTCGGCGTCGATGAGCTCGGCGAACTTGCCGGGAAAGGTCATGAGGTAGTCGGTGGCGATGCTGCCGGTGACCGCGATGCGCACGAAGGGTTCCTCGTTTCGGGTAGGGGTCCATGGCACCCTACCGTCCCTGCCGGGGGCCGTTCCATTCGAGGCCGCACCGAGGGTGGCCTAGCTCGGGGGTGTGCGCGACCAGTCGCGCGTACCGCGCCACGCCTCGCTGCCACCCGGGCGGGGACCGGCCGACAACCGGACCTGCAGGGGCCTTCCGGCCGCGGGCGGCGGACGGTGGGTGATGCGGTGCGCCCGGATCGCGAAGAGTGCGACCAGGCACAGCGCCACCAGGCGGACCGCGTCGCCGCCGAGGAACGGGGGTGCGTCGAGGGCGACCTCCAGCGGGCCGCCCAGGGCGAGCTCCTCCGCGCTCGCGCCCCCCTCCGGTCCGGCGACCTGGGGCTGGGGTCCGAAGGCGCCGGAATCGGCGACCTGTGGCGCGAGCACCGACATCTCCGGCAGGGACATGCCCTGCGTCCCGGAGCGCAGCCGTGCGGAGATCCCGCCACTGGTGGGCGGCGCCGGTGCCACACCGGTGGTGGCCTCGCCCGGGCCGCCCTCGGCGGCGCCTGCCACACCGGGCGGGGCGAGCACCGCCACACCCTCGGCCCACGGGCCTGGCAGGGGCTGCCCGCTGCCGCCGGCGCGCACCGCCCGCACCCGGTAGCGGTGGTCGCCCGGGGGCAGGCCGACATCGGTGTGGGCGAGCTGGCCGGCACCCGCCGTGAGCAGGCCTTCGAACCCGGCGCCCGCCAGCGCCCGCTGCACCTCGTAACCGGTGACGTCGGGCACGCCCGCGGCGCTCCACGTCAGCGCTGCGGCGTCGCTGTGGCCGGCGACCGGCGCGACCTGCAGCGCGATGCCCGGGGCCGCGACGTTGAGCAGCACGTCGTGGCCGGTCCACTCGCCCATGGAGCCGGAGAGCTGGGCCCGTCCCTCGACCCGGGCCGGCCCGTTCGGCAGGCCGCCGAGATCCAGGGAGCCGGCGAAGCGGCTGCCGCCGGCGATCGACTCCGGTCCCGCAAGATCCACGGTACGGGTCTGGCCGGCGGCGATGATCCGCGCTTGCGCGGCGTCAGCCGAGCCGAGTCCCCGCACCTCGACCACCACCCGACCGTCGCTGATCGCCGCGCCGCCGCCCGGGTGGGCGACGGAGACCGAGGTCAGCAGCTGGGCGCCTGCAGGCGCCGTGGTGACACCCAGGACGGCGCAAACCAGGGCCAGCGTGGCGAGCGCCCCGAGCCACCGGCGCCCCACCTGCGAGCGTGGCTGGGTCACCCCCACCCCAATGCCGCGTGCGTGCCCACCAGTCATGACCTGCAACGGTACACAACCCACGCCGCCACCGACATCCCTCATGTACCTGCGCCCGACCACTACCCACAAGATGGCCCCCGCAGCGTGCGCCTGGCGCACCCTGGCGCCGACGCTGCTGACCGCCCCATCGGGGCTGTAACCGCGAGTAACGCGAGTTCCGGCAGGGTTACTCGCGGTTGCACCCCGCGGGGTGGGTCCGCGGCGGGCCCCGGTCTCAGGGCAGGCGGAAAGCGTGGGGCAGCAGGTCGCGCCCGAGGTGGTAGGTGACCGCGGGGCCCACCGCACCCGCCGCGTGCACGGTCAGGTCGGGCGCGAGCTCGTGGAGGGCCTGGCGGCACATCCCGCAGGGCACGCACGGACCGGCGCCCTCGCCGGCGACCGCGATGGCGACCAGCGCCGACGTCCCCGCGGTCACCGCCGCGGCGAGCGCGGCCCGCTCCGCGCACATCCCGGCCGGGGACGCCGCGTTCTCCACGTTCACGCCGAGGAACACCTGGCCGTCCCCGGCCAGGAGCGCCGCACCCACCGCGAACCCGGAGTGGGGGGCATGGGCGTTGACGCGCACCGATCGGGCCTGCTCGACGAGCGCCGCCCGTCCCGCCTCCCCCACCGGTCCGGCTTGGGCCCCGCTCATCCCCCCCGACCCGCCTGATGCTCCTCCACCGGCGCGTGCGGCCGGCGCTCGACGAGCACCTTGGCGATCCGTCGGCCGGTCATCCGCTCGGCCGTGAGGTGCAGCCCGTCGCACTCGACGCACTCGCCGGGGGTGGCGACGTGGCCGAGCAGCCCGAACAGCAGGCCGCCGACGGTGTCCCACTCCTCGTCGGGCAGGTCGGTGGCCAGCAGGTCGTTGAGCTCGTTCACCGACAGCCGGGCGTCGACCCGCCACCGGTCGGCCTCGAGGTTCTCGACGAGGATCTCCTCGCGGTCGTACTCGTCGACGATCTCGCCGACGATCTCCTCCAGGACGTCCTCGATGGTGACCAGGCCGGCGGTGGCCCCGTACTCGTCCACGACCACCGCCAGGTGCACCTTCTGGGCC
The sequence above is drawn from the Egibacteraceae bacterium genome and encodes:
- a CDS encoding fibronectin type III domain-containing protein, translated to MTQPRSQVGRRWLGALATLALVCAVLGVTTAPAGAQLLTSVSVAHPGGGAAISDGRVVVEVRGLGSADAAQARIIAAGQTRTVDLAGPESIAGGSRFAGSLDLGGLPNGPARVEGRAQLSGSMGEWTGHDVLLNVAAPGIALQVAPVAGHSDAAALTWSAAGVPDVTGYEVQRALAGAGFEGLLTAGAGQLAHTDVGLPPGDHRYRVRAVRAGGSGQPLPGPWAEGVAVLAPPGVAGAAEGGPGEATTGVAPAPPTSGGISARLRSGTQGMSLPEMSVLAPQVADSGAFGPQPQVAGPEGGASAEELALGGPLEVALDAPPFLGGDAVRLVALCLVALFAIRAHRITHRPPPAAGRPLQVRLSAGPRPGGSEAWRGTRDWSRTPPS
- a CDS encoding cytidine deaminase, producing MSGAQAGPVGEAGRAALVEQARSVRVNAHAPHSGFAVGAALLAGDGQVFLGVNVENAASPAGMCAERAALAAAVTAGTSALVAIAVAGEGAGPCVPCGMCRQALHELAPDLTVHAAGAVGPAVTYHLGRDLLPHAFRLP